The genomic region TTTCAGGTACCCTGGTAAAAATGGCAAAGGAAAATTAAGCAGCATTAATACCATGGCAATCGTTGATAAGATAGCTAAAATAATAAGCTTTAATAAATTTGATGATTGTTGCATCGATCCTTCTCCTCCCTCACTTTACCATTCAAATCTCAAAAGTGAAGGGAAGCGACCCCCTAACACCTGCCAAACATAATAAACCCTAAAGCTGTAAGGGGCTTTAGGGTTTGCAGGCAGCGGGTAATAAAGTCCGGAGACATACGATGCACGTACTTCTACACAATCTGCACAAAGGTGGACAACTCAGCGTTTTTTCCTGTAGTACAGGTTCTGAATCATATATAGAAGCCGTCAATGAGTACCAAAGCAAGCTTTTACATCCTGCTTTTTATCGTCTCCGCTTTTCCTATATCGCTTCACATCTTCTCCCATCCAGACTTTACTGTCGGTCCCGGATTCACACCGGGTCAGCCGCTCGGTTATTACCTCACGGGTCACGGACTTAGAACTTCAGTGAAGCTCATCACCGTCGGTCGGGAATTTCACCCTGCCCCGAAGATTGAATGGCTATTCATTTTTTTATTTATCTATATTATAGCGTACTTATCCTCATATGCATAGTGTTTTGCTTAAAGTTTTGAATGTTCGTCCTCCAATGGATTCAACGATTCATTCCCCTTTAATCCTTCAATCATATGAACGATTAAGTCAATTTCTTCTTCCATATCCTTCAAGCTGGCCGTTTCAACAGGTGAGTGCATATACCGAAGCGGCAGGGAAACCAGACTTATAGGGACACCTGCACCCGTATAACGCATCTTATCTGCATCTGTACCTGTGTGTCTTGGAGTTAATTCATATTGAACATCCATATTTAAATTTTGAGCTGAATACTGCAGCAGTTTGTTTATTTTGCGATTAATGGGAGCCCCTTTCGCGAGTACAGGTCCTTTGTCCAGTTGGATGTCCCCGTGTTTTGTTGTATTTACACCTGGGTAATCTGTAGCAAAGGTGACGTCACACGCAATGGCCATTGTCGGCTTAATCCCCGCTGCTGCAAAATAAGCTCCTCCCATATTGGTTTCTTCATTTACAGTGCTGGCCGCGTAAACCCCCACCTGAATGTCCTTTTCCGATAATTTTCGTAGCACTTCAGCAACCATAAAAGCACCTGTCCGATTATCGAGTCCTCTGCCTGTTATATATCGATCCATCAGTACTTCCGGTTCCCGTTTATAAATGGCCAAATCACCAATTTGTACAAATTTTTCGATTTCATCCTTTGATTTTGCACCACAATCAATATACAAATCTTCAAATTCAAGCTTTTCTTTCACGCCGCCGTGATGCTCGGCATTAGCTCCGATTACACCTGTTAAAGACTGATTTTCTCCTAAAATATGTACCTTCATCCCAACTGCAATTTTAGGACTTATTCCTCCCATCTTGCTTATACGAAGAAAGCCATTATCCTCAATTTTTGTAATGACCAACCCAATCTCATCCGAATGACCGGCCAGCAAAACCTTGAATTCCGCGTCCGGGTTTAATACACCAATCACATTTCCGGCATGGTCGGTTTTCATTTCATCTGCATATGGTCTGATGTAGTTCATCCATTTCTTCTGAATGTCCATTTCCATACTGGATGGAGATGGCGTTTTTAATAAATCCATTAAAAAAGATTGATTTTCAAGCATACGTTTCACTCCTTCATGTATGTATTGAAAGGCTTTTAGTCAAACTAGTGCATATGAGAAAAAATAGCACATCCGGCCAAAAAAGTATATCAAACTTAACAGATCGTTGAAAGGTGCGGGGAAGAATGCTTCAAATGTTGTTTCGCTGGTATTTTCAGATTCCTATATATCTACGGCTTTTGTTAACGGTCATTTTCTTTATGTTTTTATTTGGCAGTGTCATGCATTTTGTGGAACCTGTTAATTTTCCCAGCCTTTTTGACGGGCTTTGGTGGGCCTTTGTTACAGGGTCCACCGTGGGATATGGAGATTTTGTACCCAATAGCATTCTTGGAAAGGTTATTGGCATTTTGATGATTCTTGCAGGAGGAGGAATTGTTACATATTACATGGTGACAGTAGCTTCAGGGGCTGTGGAACGTGAAAAAGAGATGGACAAAGGCAATGTCGCTTATAAAGGAAAAGATCATGTCGTTCTCATTGGCTGGAATGAAAGGTCTAGACAACTTTTAAATATGATTAATGATTTTAAACCAACAGAAGAAGTGGTGCTGGTTGATCATTCCCTGAGCAAAAGCCCGAAACATCATTATCATTTCCATTTTGTTCAAGGGGACGCCTCTTTGGATAATACGTTAAAAAAAGCAAATATCCCTGAAGCAAGACACGTGATTATTACTTCAGATCAATCAAGACCTGAAAAACAAGCCGATCAATTGGCCATATTGTCAACAATTGCCGTCAGAGGAGTAAACCCCGAGGTACCAATCAGTACGGAAATTTTAACGAAAAACCAAATTCCCAATGCTGAGAGGGCAGGGGCGAATACCGTTATTCGATCGAATGATTTTATGAGTACGCTTTTTTTTCATGAGGTCTACCGAGCACAGCCCGTTAAACCATTTGACATTATGCTGGAGCAGTTGGCCAGTCAGCAATATAACCAGCACGAATTGCCAGAGGAACAGGTAGGACGGACATTTCTGGAATGCTCGAATGATTATGTAAAAAAAGATGAATTATTATTGGGAATCATCCGGAAAGGCGATGTACTGATTAACCCGCCCTTCCAGATGGATTTGGAAATTGGAGATCAGCTGATTGTTCTCGTTTCCTTAAGAGAGTAATGCCTGTTCCACTGTTTTTATAAGCTCATCACCCTTGCTTTGAATGTCTTCAGGCACTTCAGTATCAGGGTCCACAGGGGATTGGAACTGGTTCACTACTGCTGTCATATTACCAATCACTGCATCCTCATCCGTTCCTGAAGCATACTGATGCCCTAACAAAAAAGGTCTTCCTACTCTTACCTGAACACCAGGCTCATCCAATTGACCAATCTCAGCATTAAAGGGAATACGCAAAAAATAATAGGTACCCTCACTTTGCAGTTGATTATCAAAATAACCGTGATCGTATTCCCAGTTACTGCCTATTGTAAAGTTAAGGGGTTTTAATTTATTTTCCAATTCATTTAACGAAAATACCTGATTTTCAATCGCTGAATCTAATTGAAGCATAACAACTCACCTTTTCTATAGGAATGTTAGGCATAGTATAACCGTTCCTTCTTGTTCCCATGAATATATGAGTTGCCAGATTATGACTGGGACCTGGTGCTGGAGCTGGATGACGGGGTTTGCTGGATGACAGGGCGTTTTGACGGATATATCCTTAAAACGGATGGATGAATCGAACAAACAGGTGGATTGATCCTTGAAATTGGTTGATTCATGGAGACTAGTGACCGATTGGGATCCATTATACTGATTCATGTTGCATTTCGACTGATGGAATTGGTACATCGGTGGATAAAAGCACAAATTTGGCGGATACCCATCTTCAGGTGACTGATATCAGCTCAAAATCAACTGATGGATAATTTTAAAATTGATCTTTGACTGATAAATGCAGCAAGTTGATGCGATTAAAGTGTAAAATCGGTCGATACTATGGAGACATCGACCGATAGAACCCATATTTTGACGGATAGAATTGCGGGTACTATCAACCAGAAACAAAATATAAAAAAACGGCCATTCCATAAGTATGAAATGGCCGTTTTTACAAGTAAATCCTAAAGTCGCTTTCTTTGTCCAGCTGCGGCTCCTAAACGGTCGCCTTCGCTTTTCCCCTGTCCAGCTGCGGCTCCCAGGTCCAAGCGGTCATAAGCAGAATACTCTCCATGGCCAAACCTACGGCCACTCCGGATATTCTGCTTATGCCGTCGGACCTAAACAGTCGCCTTCGCTATTCTTCTTACTTAAATCGTTTTTCGAGTTTTTCTTTCTCCTCTTCAAAGCCTGGTTTGCCGAGGAGGGCGAACATGTTCTTTTTGTAGGCTTCAACCCCTGGCTGGTCGAATGGGTTTACGCCCATCAAGTATCCGCTGATGGCACAGGATTTTTCAAAGAAGTAAACAAGATAGCCGAATGTATAGGCATCCAGTTTCGGTACTTCCAGAATTAAGTTTGGAACCTGACCGTCTGTATGGGCGAGCAGCGTACCCTGAAACGCCTTTTTATTGACATCATCAAAGGTTTTGCCTGCCAGGTAGTTTAATCCATCAAGATTCTGGTCATCTTCCGGCATGTCAATGTCTGTACGCGGTTCATTCACCTGTAAGACCGTCTCGAACATTTGTTTACGTCCATCCTGGATGAACTGTCCCAGGGAATGGAGATCTGTTGAGAAGTTGACGGAGGACGGATAAATGCCCTTATGATCCTTTCCTTCACTTTCTCCGTACAGCTGCTTCCACCATTCGGAAAAGTATTGAAGAGCCGGCTCATAGTTCACTAACAGCTCAATGGACTTTCCTTTGCGATATAGAATATTTCGAATGGCTGCATACTGATAAGCAGGGTTTTCAGACAGATCTTCCTGGTTAAGATCTTTCGAGGCCTGTTCCGCTCCTTGCATCATACTGGAAATATCCACGCCTGTTACAGCAATGGGCAGTAACCCAACTGCTGTTAGCACAGAATAACGGCCCCCAACATCATCCGGAATAACAAAGGTTTCATAGCCTTCATCAGTTGCCAGTTTCTTCAGGGCACCTTTTTCTTTATCTGTAGTGGCAAAAATACGTTTTTTCGCTTCTTCTTCCCCGTACTTATCCATTAAAAACTTACGGAAAACACGAAACGCCATTGCAGGTTCCGTTGTGGTTCCACTTTTTGAAATAACATTCACCGAAACATCTTTATCTTCTAATACATCGAACAATTCCTTCACATAAGGACCACTAATGTTATTACCGGCAAAAATCACCTGTGGGTATTTGCGCTGTTCACTGGACAGCATGTTATAAAAGGAATGGTTTAAAGCTTCAATCGCTGCTTTAGCCCCAAGATAGGAGCCCCCGATTCCAATCACAAGTAAAACATCGGAGTCCTGCTGAATCTTCTTAGCCGCCTGCTCAATTCTTGCAAATTCCTCTTTATCATAATTCGTTGGAAGATCAAGCCATCCTAAAAAGTCATTCCCGGCACCCGTTTGGTTATGTAAAGTATGGTGCGCTGTTTTTACAGCTTCTTTCATATAATCAAGCTCATGCTCCTGAACAAAATCTGTTGCATAATTGTATTGAAACTTAACATGTGTCATAGCTATTACTCCTTTGCTGTGTTGGTTCCCTTTTATTATATCGCGAATAAACAAGGACAAACCGCAAAATTATAACGATTTGCGTAAAATGTCTAAAACGTCATCCTTTCCAAGCTTATGGAAGTTTCCGAAAGCCCCGTTAAACATTGCATGTTCAGCAATTTGATCAAATTTAGATTCATCAATATCATAGTCTCCCAGACGATTAGGTGCTCCCAGTGAATCCCAGAATTTACGCAACTCATCGATACCTTCGAGGGCTATCTCCTTATCTGATTTCCCTGCAGGATCCACATGAAAAACACGAACGGCTAATTGTTTAAAACGTTCTGTATTCACTTCAACATTATGCTTCATCCAATTTGGGAACAGGATAGCCAACCCACCTGCATGAGGAATATCATACACGGCAGATACAGCATGCTCAATATTGTGAGTTGCCCAATCCCCTTTATAGCCCATTTGAAGCATGCCATTCAATGCAATCGTACCTGCATATAGAATGGTCTCTCTATGATCATAGGATTCTAAGTCTTCCAGCAGTTTAGGCGCCGTTTCAATGATGGACTGAAGCACCCCTTCACACATTCTGTCCTGAACCGGCGAATAGGCAGGCTGGTGGAAATATTGTTCAAAAATGTGAGTCATCATATCAACAATCCCGTAAACCGTCTGATTCTCAGGCACAGTGTATGTATTCTCCGGATCAAGAATGGAAAACTTCGGGAATAATAATGGACTGCCCCAGCCATACTTTTCATTCGTTTCCCAGTTGGTAATCACAGCTCCAGCGTTCATCTCAGAACCTGTTGCCGCCAATGTAAGTACGGTTCCAAACGGTACAGCATCCTCAGGCCTGGCCTTTTTCGTAACGAAATCCCAAGGGTCTCCTTCGTATTTAGCGGCAGCGGAAATCGTTTTGGTACAATCAATCACACTGCCACCCCCTACTGCAAGGATAAAATCAACATTCTCCCGTTTACATATTTCAGCTCCTTTTTTTACGGTTGCTAGACGGGGATTGGGGTCCACACCTGCTAACTCGTGAATATTAAGATTCAGAGAAGTCAGCTCCTCTACTACCTTGTCGTAAACTCCATTTTTCTTTATACTTCCCCCGCCGTATACAATTAAAATATTTTTTGAGTGAGCAGGGATGAAGTTTTTCAAATTCTCCATTTGTCCTTTGCCGAATACAAGCTTTGTCGGATTATAAAAAGTGAAGTTTTCCATTATATAAGCTCCTTTCTTAAAAAAAGCATCGATACTGATTAAGAATCAGTCGATGCCGTTTTTTTATCATGTACAATCTAACAAAATATATGATTTGTATGTAACAAATCATGAGAGACCTCGTATGCCTCCGTTCTTAATGACGATAGGTTTCCTCACGTTCTTTTGATTGCTGAATCCAGTCCTCCAGCTTGTCCTTAAGTGTATTAAAGCCAACGGCCGCGTTTGTATCCGGCTGTTCTTTAGTACGTGCTGGTTTTTGTTCCTGGACTGGCTGTTTTTTAGGTGGCTCTTCTGTCGCACGGATGGAAAGAGAGTACTTCCCCTCCTCCTCATTAATATTGAGAACCTTAACTTGTACGACATCCCCAATTTTCAAATGTTCATGAATATCTTTTACATACCCATGAGTAACCTCAGAAATATGAACAAGCCCCTGTGTTTGATCATTCAGGGCTACAAAGGCACCATAAGGCTGAATTCCTGTCACCTTACCTTCTATGACCTGACCAACTTCTATTTTCTCTTCCATCAAAAAACAACTCCCGACTATTTTTTCTCGATTCTTTACGCAATATATGATTTTATCATAAACAGAGGTGGCAGGCAAAAGGACTTGCAGCCTGAAATTTATCCTGTACAAAGATGAATGTAGTTCGATTCTCCCATAAAGTGAGACTTCCATCCGCAGGGGGAACTACGGCCAGTTCATACGTGATAAAAAAATTTAAAAATCATGTTTAAGATTTGTATAATGCGGTTATATTATATAACGTAAGACTTTCTCGTATTCCCCCTGTGTAGCAAAGCGTTTTAGGCGCTTTGCTTTTTTTTTGCTTTGTCTGCCTTCTGTATGAATCATTTCTCTTTTTGCTTCTGATTCGTTATGATAATACTATCGTATTGTAGTTAGGAGAGGTGATTATAATGGAAAAGTTTCAGCAGAAATGGGATCGTACAGGCACCAGATCGGTCAAATGGGATTTAACAGAAACATTCTTTAAAGAAAAAGATGTACTTCCTATGTGGGTTGCTGATATGGACTTTCCTTCCGTCGATGCCGTTCAGGAGGCAATTACCGAGCGTGCTAAGCATAATATCTACGGCTACAGTGTGACTGACCAGCCTTTAAAGGACGCAATCTATGGATGGCTGAACAAGCGGCATCACTGGGAAATCAATACAGACTGGCTTCTTTTCAGTCCAGGAGTCGTCACTTCTTTACATATGGTGGTTCAGGCTTTAACTAATGAAGAGGATCATGTTTTAATTCAGACTCCTGTTTATCCACCATTTTATGACGCCGTGAAAAAGCATAATCGTCATGTTGTAAAAAACAGTCTACAGTTAAAAGAAGGAAAATACGAAATTGACTTTGATGATTTTGAACAGCAGATAATCGATCATCATGTGAGCATGTTTATTCTGTGCAGTCCCCATAACCCTTTGGGACGTGTCTGGACGAAGGAGGAGCTTACGACAATGGCTGACATTTGCTTAAAGCATAACGTAACCATTGTTTCAGACGAAATACACGGGGATTTAACCTATAAAGAATATACGCATGTACCCATAGCTTCCCTATCAGAAAAATTCAGTCAGAATGCTGTTACCTGTATGGCACCTTCAAAAACCTTCAACTTGGCGGGATTGCAGGGATCCTATTTAATCGTTCCTGATCAGGATAAACGCAAAAAAATCAAGGACCAGTTTTCCAGCCAGGGACTTGGTATGCTGAATACATTCGCCATTGTGGCAATGGAAGCTGCTTATTTGCATGGCGGGGAGTGGCTTGATCAGATGCTTGAGGTATTACAGGAAAATAAAGAGTATGTACAAAAAGCTTTTCATGACAATACAAATCTCATAAACGTTTTAGATTCAGAGGGGACATATTTGCTATGGCTCGATTGTCGCAACATGAATTTAAGCTCCAGTGAATTAAAACAGTTTTTCCAATCCAAAGCAAAGGTCGGTTTAAACGACGGACTTTCTTTTGGACATGAAGGTGATGGCTTTATGCGAATGAATATTGCCTGTCCTAAAGAAACCGTCGCAGAAGGTGTAAATCGTATTTTAGCAGCTTTAAAAGATATGTAATTAAATTCACGAAAAAATGCTTGGGTCATCACCTGACCCAAGCATTTTTTATTTCCCATTCTTTTTTATTCTTCTTTCTGCGGCCCATCATCAGCCGGATTTGACGGCGTCTCTGATTCATTGCTCTCTCCTAACGTAATTTTTCCGCATGCCATGCGCTTTCCTGAATTTCCTGCCGGCTGAGTAATTCCATCATCCTGATCTTCGGTAATAATCAAAGAAGTCCCTTCTCCTTTTAATAACGATTTCTTTCCATCTTTTAATGTAGCTTCCTGGACCGTGACTTCAACATCGGACAGTTTTCCGTCCGGGTCCGCTTCAATATTTGGCATATCACCCAGATGGGGACCTTCCGGATGCATTAATCCGTGCAGCTTGGAATCAGGATTCAGATGGTTTCCCGCAGACTTAAAATCAGGGCCTTCACATTCCGGAAATTCGTGAACATGGATTCCGTGCAATCCAGGTTTAAGACCAGATAAATTAAGCGTAATTTTTACTCCATTTGGATCCTCCGCTAATGTGGCTTTTCCAAGGGAATCCCCATCTGGATTATACATATCAATTTCAATAGGAGAACGGCTTTCATCCTGACAAGCAGCTAAAGCCATCAAAATCAAGAATAGGAATAAGGTACGTACATATTTCACAACGAACAACTACCTTTCTCATCGTTAGGTTTCAAGGGTAGTTTTACCAAAGAACCGTTAAATTAAACCGGACAAAGAAAAACACCTCAACTCCAGTTTTTGAGTTGAGGTGAGTCATTCATTCATCCTGTTTATTCTGACGGTCATTAATGTTCATTTTTTCACCATATTGTTCATCAAACTTAGCTTCTTCTCTCTTGGAAATTTTAATAAACATCCGTGTCACAATAACAGCAATCACACAGAAAAACAGAACGACAATGATTCCGGGGAAGTATTCCATTTTATCTTCAGGGAAATATAAAAATTCCATTCTGCAGTCACAACCTTTTTAAGAACCTATTTACATGTATTATAACAAAAAACGAATAAGAGCAAAATTGTGACCCTTCCTTATTTGTGTTTAGAATAGGTATGTGATACTTTTAACTTAGATTAATCAGAAGGAGAGGTTGATATTCATGAGTGTACATATTGGCGCAAAAAAAGGTGAAATAGCAGATAAAATCCTGTTGCCCGGTGATCCGCTGCGGGCTAAATACATAGCTGAAACCTATCTTGAAAACCCGGTCTGCTACAACGAGGTACGTGGAATGTATGGATTTACCGGAACTTACAAGGGTGAAAAAGTGTCTGTTCAGGGGACAGGCATGGGTGTCCCTTCCATATCGATTTATGTTAACGAGCTGATTCAGGAATATGATGTTCAGAAGCTCATCCGCGTTGGATCCTGTGGCGCTTTACAGAAGGATGTAAATGTGCGCGATGTAATTTTGGCATCCACATCAACAACGGACTCCCAAATGAATCGAGTAACTTTTGGGAACATCGATTTTGCTCCTTCTGCAAACTTTCATTTACTTAAAAATGCTTATGATGTAAGTACAAATAAAGATATCGCACCTAAAGTAGGTAACGTGTTTACCAGTGACAGCTTTTATCGTGACAACGCACAGGAACTAAATGAATTGTTA from Virgibacillus sp. MSP4-1 harbors:
- a CDS encoding M20/M25/M40 family metallo-hydrolase; amino-acid sequence: MLENQSFLMDLLKTPSPSSMEMDIQKKWMNYIRPYADEMKTDHAGNVIGVLNPDAEFKVLLAGHSDEIGLVITKIEDNGFLRISKMGGISPKIAVGMKVHILGENQSLTGVIGANAEHHGGVKEKLEFEDLYIDCGAKSKDEIEKFVQIGDLAIYKREPEVLMDRYITGRGLDNRTGAFMVAEVLRKLSEKDIQVGVYAASTVNEETNMGGAYFAAAGIKPTMAIACDVTFATDYPGVNTTKHGDIQLDKGPVLAKGAPINRKINKLLQYSAQNLNMDVQYELTPRHTGTDADKMRYTGAGVPISLVSLPLRYMHSPVETASLKDMEEEIDLIVHMIEGLKGNESLNPLEDEHSKL
- a CDS encoding TrkA family potassium uptake protein; its protein translation is MLQMLFRWYFQIPIYLRLLLTVIFFMFLFGSVMHFVEPVNFPSLFDGLWWAFVTGSTVGYGDFVPNSILGKVIGILMILAGGGIVTYYMVTVASGAVEREKEMDKGNVAYKGKDHVVLIGWNERSRQLLNMINDFKPTEEVVLVDHSLSKSPKHHYHFHFVQGDASLDNTLKKANIPEARHVIITSDQSRPEKQADQLAILSTIAVRGVNPEVPISTEILTKNQIPNAERAGANTVIRSNDFMSTLFFHEVYRAQPVKPFDIMLEQLASQQYNQHELPEEQVGRTFLECSNDYVKKDELLLGIIRKGDVLINPPFQMDLEIGDQLIVLVSLRE
- a CDS encoding YugN family protein, encoding MLQLDSAIENQVFSLNELENKLKPLNFTIGSNWEYDHGYFDNQLQSEGTYYFLRIPFNAEIGQLDEPGVQVRVGRPFLLGHQYASGTDEDAVIGNMTAVVNQFQSPVDPDTEVPEDIQSKGDELIKTVEQALLS
- a CDS encoding glucose-6-phosphate isomerase; translation: MTHVKFQYNYATDFVQEHELDYMKEAVKTAHHTLHNQTGAGNDFLGWLDLPTNYDKEEFARIEQAAKKIQQDSDVLLVIGIGGSYLGAKAAIEALNHSFYNMLSSEQRKYPQVIFAGNNISGPYVKELFDVLEDKDVSVNVISKSGTTTEPAMAFRVFRKFLMDKYGEEEAKKRIFATTDKEKGALKKLATDEGYETFVIPDDVGGRYSVLTAVGLLPIAVTGVDISSMMQGAEQASKDLNQEDLSENPAYQYAAIRNILYRKGKSIELLVNYEPALQYFSEWWKQLYGESEGKDHKGIYPSSVNFSTDLHSLGQFIQDGRKQMFETVLQVNEPRTDIDMPEDDQNLDGLNYLAGKTFDDVNKKAFQGTLLAHTDGQVPNLILEVPKLDAYTFGYLVYFFEKSCAISGYLMGVNPFDQPGVEAYKKNMFALLGKPGFEEEKEKLEKRFK
- a CDS encoding iron-containing alcohol dehydrogenase — protein: MENFTFYNPTKLVFGKGQMENLKNFIPAHSKNILIVYGGGSIKKNGVYDKVVEELTSLNLNIHELAGVDPNPRLATVKKGAEICKRENVDFILAVGGGSVIDCTKTISAAAKYEGDPWDFVTKKARPEDAVPFGTVLTLAATGSEMNAGAVITNWETNEKYGWGSPLLFPKFSILDPENTYTVPENQTVYGIVDMMTHIFEQYFHQPAYSPVQDRMCEGVLQSIIETAPKLLEDLESYDHRETILYAGTIALNGMLQMGYKGDWATHNIEHAVSAVYDIPHAGGLAILFPNWMKHNVEVNTERFKQLAVRVFHVDPAGKSDKEIALEGIDELRKFWDSLGAPNRLGDYDIDESKFDQIAEHAMFNGAFGNFHKLGKDDVLDILRKSL
- the yugI gene encoding S1 domain-containing post-transcriptional regulator GSP13, with the translated sequence MEEKIEVGQVIEGKVTGIQPYGAFVALNDQTQGLVHISEVTHGYVKDIHEHLKIGDVVQVKVLNINEEEGKYSLSIRATEEPPKKQPVQEQKPARTKEQPDTNAAVGFNTLKDKLEDWIQQSKEREETYRH
- a CDS encoding MalY/PatB family protein translates to MEKFQQKWDRTGTRSVKWDLTETFFKEKDVLPMWVADMDFPSVDAVQEAITERAKHNIYGYSVTDQPLKDAIYGWLNKRHHWEINTDWLLFSPGVVTSLHMVVQALTNEEDHVLIQTPVYPPFYDAVKKHNRHVVKNSLQLKEGKYEIDFDDFEQQIIDHHVSMFILCSPHNPLGRVWTKEELTTMADICLKHNVTIVSDEIHGDLTYKEYTHVPIASLSEKFSQNAVTCMAPSKTFNLAGLQGSYLIVPDQDKRKKIKDQFSSQGLGMLNTFAIVAMEAAYLHGGEWLDQMLEVLQENKEYVQKAFHDNTNLINVLDSEGTYLLWLDCRNMNLSSSELKQFFQSKAKVGLNDGLSFGHEGDGFMRMNIACPKETVAEGVNRILAALKDM
- a CDS encoding superoxide dismutase family protein, whose product is MKYVRTLFLFLILMALAACQDESRSPIEIDMYNPDGDSLGKATLAEDPNGVKITLNLSGLKPGLHGIHVHEFPECEGPDFKSAGNHLNPDSKLHGLMHPEGPHLGDMPNIEADPDGKLSDVEVTVQEATLKDGKKSLLKGEGTSLIITEDQDDGITQPAGNSGKRMACGKITLGESNESETPSNPADDGPQKEE
- the deoD gene encoding purine-nucleoside phosphorylase; its protein translation is MSVHIGAKKGEIADKILLPGDPLRAKYIAETYLENPVCYNEVRGMYGFTGTYKGEKVSVQGTGMGVPSISIYVNELIQEYDVQKLIRVGSCGALQKDVNVRDVILASTSTTDSQMNRVTFGNIDFAPSANFHLLKNAYDVSTNKDIAPKVGNVFTSDSFYRDNAQELNELLAKYNVLAVEMETTALYTLAAKFNREALSILTVSDHIITGEETTAEERQTTFNDMMEIALDTIIK